Within Peromyscus leucopus breed LL Stock chromosome 7, UCI_PerLeu_2.1, whole genome shotgun sequence, the genomic segment TGGAGGTTCTAGTAGGGGAGTCCAGCCACTCTTACACTTGAACTGAGAAATGGTCCTCCTTTGTCCTGGAAGGTCCGGACCTTCGAGTGAACATGCTACAGGAGGGCCATACACGCAGTGATGAGAGAAGAAGGGGACATCTGCCTAGACGACCAGATTCACTAAATCAGTCCTGGTGAACAAGATGTCGCAGTTGATATCGTCATATTCCTCACAACGCTTCTTTTGACACAAACTCCTCATGATTCCCTCTGGCACACAAACAGGACGCAGGGCTGTCTCTACACAGAGCTGGTTTAGTCAGCATTGCTAGAACAGCTATGGAATACCTTGACTTGCCATTTATTAAATCACTCTATTCTCGAAGCTGCCACTCCCTGGCATTTGCTACTGTCCCCTGCCCCACATCCTGCCTCTATAGAAAGGGTGACAATGTTGATAGTGTCTTAGGAGTTCCCCTTTCATCAGAACTTCCCATCTCAATGAGCATATTTTGAGTGTATCAGGCGCTGCACACTCTGACAGATGCACAGAACTGAATATACACcacaaggttggttcaacatgtGTCAGTGGCAGACACaaacttttatttctccttcccagcagtTGAAAAACCGGTTTTGTACACCTGCTTTCATTTATGACCTAAAATATTTCTGACAGGTTAGAAATGTAACTCGCTTAGGCACAGCAAGCTACAATTCACAGAAATGTGTGACATCCTTCATCAAGGCCATCAGTGCCTGAGCGTTTTATTGATCTGTGCGCTTCCCTGTACCCCCAccgcaaaacaaaaaacaacaaaagccaaaccCAAGCTTTCTTGGTTGgaataagatttcttttttttttttttttttttggtttttcgagacagggtttctctgtgtagctttgtgccttgtgcctttcctggaactcacttggtagcccaggctggcctcgaactcacagagatccgcctgcctctgcctcccgagtgctgggattaaaggcgtgcgccaccaccgcccggctggaataAGATTTCTGATTGTTATACAGGCATGTGTTTACTAAAGAGACCTGCACAGAAATTACATAATATCTATCCGTCTACTTGCCTATTGATGGAATAGTTGCATTTATAAAGTCTTATATATGTCTAAAAAGCTTTGAATTTGATCAGGCTGTTTTTTTAACCACTTCTGAAAAGGTGGCGTTTAATTTCAGCTCTATTCAACATTAAAAAGCTGATGCATTAGATAGTTTTCCAAAACATGACTCTCTGCACGGCGACCCCGAACAGAGCTGAACGTTTTagttttgagacacggtctcgcGGTGGAGGGCATGCTGGCCTCGAAACGCGCCACCGCGCGTCCGAAGGGGAAAATGACGCAGAATGAAGGACCCTCGAGGTTATAACCAGATCAAAGCACTAGGGAGCTACCGAGCgagccccacccccagagctTTGCGAAGTAGGCACCGCCTACGCAAGCGCGCATGCTCCCGGAGGATGCCTCTCACATGACTCGCCTGTGCGGCTCACGTGATGTTGCTTCCGGAGGCGGGGGCCCTCGGCCAAGATGGCGGCCTACCTGCAGTGGCGGCGCTTCGTTTTCTTCGAGAAGGAGCTGGTGAAGGAGCCGCTGGGTAACGATGGGGCCGCTCCGGGGGCCGCGCCGGCCTCTGGATCCACTGCTTCCAAGTTCCTTTGCCTCCCTCCTGGAATCACCGTCTGCGACTCCGGCCGCGGGAGCCTGGTCTTTGGAGATATCCTTCTTGTGGAGCTGTCCCTTCCCTCCGCGGAATCCTTAGGAGATTCCTCCAGCTGGAATGGAATCTGCCGGCGGTGCTTTGCGCGCTCGCACTTAGATGCGAGCCCAGACCTCTTCTGTGGTCTgatgggagaaagaaggaagtccGTTTTCTAACTTGTCAACTGAGCAGTCCTGGGCAAGTTGTTTAACTCTTtgcttcagtttccttttctgtaaataGGTTGTTAATGCCATTTTGACAAGGTTAAGATCCGCCCCCTCCCAAGCAGATGCAACTTGCCTTTGAAGATGCGAGTGTGAGGTGCTACTTTCTCTGTCTGATATTGTAGGCAAGGAGGCTAATGAGTCAAggagtttgtttgctttgtcacGAGGTATATGGGGGAAGCCCTTGGAGTTTCTAAAGAGATTATGTGCATGTTCCTTGATATCTAGATTCTGGTATAAGTACAGTCAAGCCCTCAGGTCATGTCTGAAGCCACAAATAGTGACAAACGACGTAGGTGCTGCTTTTTCCTATAGAGATGTTCCTCAGCTTATGATGGGGTCACACCCAGGTGAATCCATCATAAATAGAAAGTACTGTAAGCCAAACATGCATTTACCATGCCTAGTCTACAGTGTAAATAGCAACATGGTACACTGTACTATATCAATTTCCCCTTCTGATTCTATTGCTGACAGGATGCTAAACCTGCACAGCATCACCAGAGTATCTTTTTTGGGACATAATTGTTggacaggatctcattgtgtagactaggctggccttgaactcacagagagatgcCTGTcaccagagcactgggattaagggctgGCCTCAAAGCATTTTACCCATATTACTAGCCTAGGAAAGGCTGACGGTTCAGATTCTGCCTTCTTCTCAAGTGCTTTGCCCCTCCGCCCTTCAAAGTAGAGTGTCTACTACACGCCACTTTTGTAGCATGGtaatttaaaaatggttaaaTCAGTGAAAACACATACTGACCATACCTTTAATTTCTAACTCAAAGTCGGTACGAGATTAGCAACATAATACTGAAACTGTATAGTTGTAATAGTATCCTGTAATTGGAAGTTATGTGAATGTGACTTTTCTTAAGATGTGTgtgtctcatttctttctctctacatatttctctttttgtctttgtttttgttttttttttttccttttgagacagggtttcactatgtagccctgactgtcctggaactcactctgtagaccaggccggcttcaaactcacagagatccacctgcctctgcctcgcaagtgctgggactaaaggtccCACTGCCTGGCGTTTCTTTTTcagttacaactttttttttcataaaatattttaattcttcgTCTACTGTAGTGATACTTCAGGACTATGGTTGTTTGAAGGTAACTTAAAGTATAGCAAATGCAGCCACAGATTAGAGGGTGAGGGTGGGATATGTCACTCCTTGGAAAGGAGGCTTCTTAACTCCCCTGCACATATGGAAGGCCAGATCTGGTTCTTGCCACGTTCCCTACAGCTCACAGGCTTCCAGGCCTACAAACTACGTGTGACACATCTGTATCAGCTGAAGCAGCACAATATTTTGGCATCAGTTGGTGAGGATGAAGAGGGTATTAACCCCCTGGTAAGTCCCAGAAAAGAAAGATCCAGAAGCCAAGGACTGTTGTTTTGGTTGCAGGGAGACTGACCCTCGCGTGTCTGTGGTCTGTCCCCAGGTAAAGATCTGGAACCTAGAAAAGAGAGATGGTGGCAATCCACTCTGCACCCGAATCTTCCCTGCCATCCCAGGGACAGAGCCAACCGTTGTGTCTTGTTTGACGGTTCATGAAAATCTCAACTTTATGGCCATTGGTAAGCGGCAAAAAGCGGGAAACCAACATCCCTACTCCCCCCTTcccctgacagggtttctctgtgtagccttgactgtcctagaactttattcctagattttttttttttaaagatttatttatttattatgtatacagtgttctgtctgcatatacacctgcatgtcagaagagggcaccagatctcattatggatggttatgagccaccatgtggttgctgggaattgaactcaggacctctggaagaacagccagtgctcttaacctctgagccatctctccagccctattcctagatttttttttttttttcattttttcaagacagggtttctctgtatagctttgcgcctttcctgggactcacttggtagcccaggctggcctcgaactcacagagatccacctgcctctgcctcccgagtgctgggattaaaggcgtgcaccaccaccaccaccaccaccaccaccaccaccaccaccaccaccaccaccacccagcaattccTAGATTTTTAAGCACGTTTTCTTTGAAGTAGTTCATATGTGGTGTTCTCATGGTACTGACCCAAGGCCTTGTAGATTTATTAAAGTTTATAATGGTAAGATATTTAGTTTCTTTGAAAATGAGTCAGTGAATGGGCTGGTTttgtggcatacgcctttaatcccagcactctagaggcagccgtgggtggatctctgagttcgaggccagcctggtctacagagggcgttccaggacagccagagctacacagagaaacccagtttcGAAAAACgaaatagagagggagaaagaagagagagagggaaaatgagTCAGTGAATAGAGATACTGAGGTTCCCAGGTTACCATTATTGAAGCTGTAGGTGCAGGAGAAAGCATGTCTTTCTTACGAGTGCCTCCCATGGcctttttctctgcttccactCCCTTCTGTTTACAACCTCACTGAAACACTGTTTTCTGGTCTTCAGGTTTCACAGATGGCAGTGTTACTCTGAACAAGGGAGACATCACCCGGGACCGCCATAGCAAGACCCAGATTTTGCACAAGGGCAACTATCCAGTCACTGGACTGGCCTTTCGCCAAGCAGGAAAGACCACTCACTTGTTTGTTGTGACAACTGAAAATGTTCAGGTATGATTAAGGTCACACTCAAGGGGAACCAAGGAGGGTCTCTCCAGCGCTCAGGGAAATAGCGTAAGCAACTAACAGGAGAGGCGGGAGTCTTAAAGTTTTGCCATAGAGCCTTGAGTCATTTGCCCAGTTTAATACTTTATTTCTGCATGTaggagactagaagagggagACTTAGGAAAAGAACTCTGTGCTTGTAGTAGAATAACTTGATTCTCCATTGTTAAGCATAGTTAGGACAAATAGCTCTACTTCTCTGGTTCCTGGTATTCCATTACATTCTTATTTCTCCCccgatttttatttatgtgtatgtctgtaagtGTAGGCTATGTGTGTGCGTttgccttcagaggccagctGGAGTTacggcagttgtgaactgctttTGGAAAATGTTTGCTACCAAGGGTCAACCCCAGAGCTGAACGTTCACTGTGCTCACACTTAGACTGAACTGCCTCCCCAGACTAGGAATACACTTCTGATAAAACAGCAAAGAACCACTGTGTTTCTTTAACTCGCATAATAGCTTGTGATCAATCATATAAAAGAAAGAGACTGTGGCCCCCCAATGCACTGATCCAGTAGCTGGATGGTGGTGACTGGAGAAGGCAGGGTACCGAGGGCAAGTAGAGTGCTAAGTGGAGAAAATGTAGCCGGgtgtaatggtgcacacctttaattcagcactggggaggcagaggcaggtggatctctgtgaggccagcctggtctacagagcaagttcctggacagccagggctacaatgaaaaaccctgtcttgagaaaaaacaaacaaacaaaataaagaaaagaaatgagtgtCTTTATGAAGGCTTAGGTACGGCCTCGTCTAGGGGAGCCTGCTAACTTTTTCTTACCTTTGGCAGTCCTACATCGTTTCTGGAAAGGACTACCCCCGTGTGGAGCTGGACACCCATGGTTGTGGCCTGCGCTGCTCAGCCCTGAGCGACCCTTCTCAGGACCTGCAGTTCATTGTTGCCGGAGATGAGTGTGTTTACCTTTATCAGCCAGATGAACGTGGGCCCTGCTTTGCCTTTGAGGGTCATAAGCTCATCACCCACTGGTTCAGAGGCTACCTTGTCATTGTCTCCCGCGACCGGAAGGTTTCTCCCAAGTAAGACTCCCgggaaaggggaaaaggagaggaCTAGACTTGTGCCCCAGACTATCCTATTTTTAAAACCCTAATGCCTGGATCCAGCCAGTCTGTCATTTGAGTTTTATGTAGGGTGACCTTCCACCTAGATTCATTTCAGTTAACTATTTTTACTGAAAAATAAGGTtttacagccgggtggtggtggcacatgcctttaatctcagcacttgggaggcagaggcaggcggatctctgtgagttcgaggccagcctgggttacagagtgagttccaggaaaggcgcaaagctacacagagaaaccctgtcttggaaaataaataaataagtaagtaagtaagtaagtaagtaagtaagtaagtaagtaagtaagtaagtaaataaataagtaagtaagtaagtaagtaagtaagtaagtaagtaagtaaataaataaataaataaataaataaataaataaataaataaggttttgCTCCAGACATTTGCTGTGAAAATACTGggattggatttttttcctctttggttaAAGTAAGTTAGGTAGAACCAGAGGATTGAGTGTTGAGGAAGTGCAAAGTGGAGGAAGTGTAAggctgggttttcttttcttttctttctttctttctttatttatttaactttatgtgcattggtgtgaaggtatcagatcccctggaactggagttacagacagttgtgagctgccacgtgggtgctgggaattgaatccgggtcctctgaaagaggagccagtgctcttaacctctgagctatctctccagcccccagcctggGTTTTcctgttggggtttttttgtcaTCTTCATTGTTGTTTTCTGGAGCACTGAAAGGGAATGGTGGGCCTTTGGCATAGTGAAAGCACTCCctgttggtttgtgtgtgtgtgctcatgtgtgtgctggtgcatgtatgtacgcatgtgtgtggaggccggaggacagcctcaggtgtcattcctcaggtacgATCCActgtttattttggagacagtctctgactgacctggaactcaccaagtataCTAGGCTGCAGGTTGGCAACCAGTGAggccccaggatctgcctgtaCCCATTTCCCTAGcccaagtgtgtgccactgtacccgttgttttagtttatgtttttccctttaattatgtgtagatatttgtgtgtggattttgtgcacacgtgtgcgggtgctcatggaggtcagatgCATCTGATCCTctgaagctagagttataggtggttgtgagccacctgatgtgggtgctaggaactgaactggggtcttcTAAAAGAGccgcaagtgctcttaactgccgagccatctctcccacccctgtacctttttaaaatgtggatctAAGTATTGAACTGAGATCCTCGTGCTGCAGACCAAGCATTTCATCAGCAGGGCCCTCTCCTAGCCCCTGTTGGATTGCTTTCATTCAGTACCAAGCACATTGTCTAGTGTTATACCAGGCCATGggtgattttttgttgttgttgttgagtggGTAGACATCTGAATGTTTAATTTTCTACTCTGTTGGCTGGGATTAATGATGGGATGCTAAAGGGTAAGACCAGGATTATGTTCTTTCCACAGCTGTCAGCACAATTCTGCATGTGTGAGATGAACTGCTGGAGGGGCCAGTGAGGTGATTTGTTCTGACTGGGATGGGGCAGCACCAGAGTTGTCATGGGAAGGAACTGTAAGGGGACTGAGACAGAGCTGGCCTAAATAGTGGGTGCTTTTCTTTCCTGTGCAGGTCAGAGTTTACCAACAGGGACTCACAGAGCTCTGACAAGCAAATTCTCAACATCTATGACCTGTGCAACAAGTTCATAGCCTACAGCGCTGTTTTTGAGGATGTAGTGGATGTGCTCGCCGAGTGGGGCTCCCTGTACGTGCTGACGCGGGATGGGCGGGTCCACGCATTGCAGGAGAAGGACACACAGACCAAACTGGAGGCAAGGCCACCAGGTTCTCAGAGTTGGCACAAGCATCTGGAAGTAGCTGCAGGAATAGGTTTCTTAGGTCACCTGGGCCCAGGGACTTTCCTTCCTTTGGGTCACAGCCTTATTCAGTTTCCTTAGGATAGCATAACAGTGGCTGGGAACCTGAGCCAACCCTCCTTGTTTACACAGACCTGTGTGAGGTGAGGTGATGCTGGTGTTGGTCTTGGGGTTACCTTGAGGTCTTTGTCTAGCCTGTAGGCAGATTGTAACTCCAGCAGGACTGTTTACTTTGTCTATTATGGGATGTTTTGGGAGGGTGTACTCTCAGGACTGCCTCTACCAGTGTGCTCATTTCTCCTCTAGATGCTGTTTAAGAAGAATCTATTTGAGATGGCAATTAACTTGGCTAAGAGTCAACATCTGGACAGCGATGGGCTAGCTCAAATTTTCATGCAGTATGGAGACCATCTCTACAGCAAGGGCAACCATGATGGGGCTGTGCAGCAGTATATCCGGTTAGTCTGGGTGTGCCATGGGATGTAGCTCTGGATGCAGAGCAGTCAGCTAGATTTCTGAAACCCATGCTGGAGACGaaagcagaagtgtgtgtgtcgggggaggggggagaaggtgCCTTGTAGTTCATCAGGAAGTATTCACTTTTACTATGGAAAGTTGGCTGCCAGTGAGAGGATAACTGGGCATGCTGgtacatgcttttagtcccaggactgaagcaggaggattgattGAGTTAAAaaagacagccagtgctacatatagagaccctatctcaaaaaaaacaaaagccacccAGCCCTGTACTCATGCTTACTTTGGCAGCAAGGAAAACGTGCAGGTTTGAGAAGTGGTTCATAAAAAAGAAGAACCAGTGTACtgggctggttgtggtggcacttgcctataatcccagcacttggaaaagagagacaggaggattgccctaagttcaaggccaacctggtccagaTAACAGTTTGCTAAGCCAGTCatgactacatagtaagaccttgcctcaaaaacaacacCAAAAGAGCCAGTGTTGTGGAGCCTTGTGCAGTGTGGTATTTTAATAGTCTACTATCCTGATACCACCTTGACTTTGTTAGAAGTGAGCTCCTCAAGACCCACTAACATGCTCTACAGTGATCCCTGTACAGCCACTCCACTAGGTACCCCATCCCTGATGGTACTGATGTTTTCCTAGAACCATTGGAAAGTTGGAGCCATCTTACGTGATCCGGAAGTTTCTGGATGCCCAGCGCATCCACAACTTGACTGCTTACCTGCAGACCCTGCATCGGCAATCTCTAGCTAATGCTGATCATACCACCCTGCTTCTGAACTGCTATACCAAGCTCAAGGACAGCTCAAAGTTGGAGGAATTCATCAAGGTGAAGGGTGGTGTTGGATGGGATGATTCCTAGTAAGCCTCACTGAACCTGCAGTGGCTTACTCAGACGTGctgtttctgaacagaacacaggaAAGCAGAGGGCCAGCTTTATTTGGCCATTAAAGAAGCTCTCAGTCCTcagaaatgtctttcttttcttttcttttttttttacatttatttaattttattttatgtgcattggtgttttgtctgtgtgagggtggatcccctgaaactgtagttatagacagctgtgagctgccatgtgggggctgggaattgaacccaggtcctctggaagagcagctagtgctcttaactagagatgagccatctctccagccctagaaatgTCTTTCTAATGATAGGGACAGAGGAAAGCCTTGGGGTTTTAAGCAGAAATTGCAAGAGGCTGGCTGGCATGTTTTCACAGCCAAGATGTAATTGCCCTTTAGTAACATCCCTTAAAGATGCCTGCTTGTTCTCCCTTCTCCAGCCGCTTCTGTGTGAATGACTTTGTTTAATGTCTTGTTGGCAGACAAAGAGTGAGAGCGAGGTCCACTTTGATGTGGAGACGGCCATCAAGGTCCTCCGGCAGGCTGGCTACTACTCCCATGCCCTCTATCTGGCTGAGAACCATGCACATCATGAGTGGTACTTGAAGATCCAGCTAGAGGACATTAAGGTGGGTGAGGTTCTTGCTTTGGGCAAAGTGCTGCTTTGAGAACATACTGGGAAAGATAAAAATGCATCCTGGtgggtgaggcaggaagagcactAATTTGCCTTTTCCCTCTCTACAGAACTACCAGGAAGCCCTTCAGTATATCGGTAAGCTGCCTTTTGAGCAGGCAGAGAGTAACATGAAGCGCTATGGCAAGATCCTCATGCACCACATACCAGAGCAGACAACCCAGTTGCTGAAAGGACTTTGTACTGACTACCGGCCCAGTCCAGAAGGCCGAGGTGATCGGGAGGCTCCAGGCTTCCGGGTGAGACCTGGGAAAACAGTTTGGGGTAGCAGGGGTCACCTTAGAGGCCCGCTCACTCAGTCCCCTCGCCTCTTTCTCCTCCGTCCTAGGCCAACTCCGAGGAGTTCATCCCCATCTTTGCAAACAACCCGAGAGAGCTGAAAGCTTTCCTGGAGCACATGAGTGAGGTGCAGCCGGACTCACCCCAGGGCATCTACGACACGCTCCTGGAGCTGCGGCTGCAGAACTGGGCCCATGAGAAGGAGCCACAGGTGACACCTGGCCAGAGCATGGGAGGTGCTGGAAAGCTCAGTGGTCTCGCGTGTGTGAGGCCTCGGGTTCCTTCCCTAGCAATGAATCAAGAAAAGATAGCTCCTCTTGTGCCTGTCCTCTAGCTAGCTTTGTGGCCACCTTTGTTGCTTTCTTTAGATCAGGGAttcccaaccttcctgatgctgcgaccctttgatacacagttcctcatgttgtggtgacccccagcataaaattattttcattgctacttcataactgtgattttgctactgttgtgattcataatgtaaatatttttggagatagaggctTGCCAatgggatcatgacccacaggttgaaaacagcTGATTTTCAGAGTAGCCCCTCACCTCTGGGGCTATATGGGTTTCACTGGTGGGAAATTCGGACTGAGAGATCTCAGTAGATCTGCCTTGTCTAAAAAAATCTTGTGCCCTCTGCTGACTAACAGCCCCACCCACTTCTCTTGTAGGCCAAGGAGAAACTTCACGCAGAGGCCATCTCCTTGCTGAAGAGTGGCCGGTTCTGTGATGTGTTTGACAAGGCACTGGTCCTGTGCCAAATGCACGACTTCCAGGATGGGGTCCTTTACCTCTACGAGCAGGGGAAGCTGTAAGAATCGGGGACTTCCAGGGAAAGGGGAAAAGTCAGGTGATTTTCCAGGGACAACCTCTGAGGTGTGCCCTTTCCCCGGCCCCAGGTTCCAGCAGATCATGCATTACCACATGCAGCATGGGCAGTACCGGCAGGTAATTGCCGTGTGCGAGCGCCATGGGGAGCAGGACCCCTCCCTGTGGGAACAGGCCCTCAGCTACTTCGCCCGCAAGGAGGAAGACTGCAAGGAGTACGTGGCAGCCGTACTCAAGCATATCGAGAACAAGAACCTCATGCCACCTCTTCTAGGTacttgggaggagaggctggCTGAGGGAGGCTCCTTTTAGTGGGTGCTGCGAGGCTCGTTATCTCATGTCTTCTTGGCCTCTCATCTCAGTGGTACAGACCCTGGCCCACAACTCCACAGCTACCCTGTCCATCATCCGAGACTACCTGGTCCAAAAACTGCAGAAGCAGAGCCAGCAGATTGCACAGGACGAGCTTCGGGTGAGGCGGTACAGGGAGGAGACCACTCGCATCCGCCAGGAAATCCAAGAGCTCAAGTCAAGGTAGCCGTAATTGGATATGTGGAGCGGACAGGGGATGACTTCGTCTGTCACAGTGTGATGTTGTGTGCTTTCCAGACAGAGGATCTGGGAAGTGTGTCTGAgctcctcctttttcctcc encodes:
- the Vps11 gene encoding vacuolar protein sorting-associated protein 11 homolog isoform X1; the encoded protein is MAAYLQWRRFVFFEKELVKEPLGNDGAAPGAAPASGSTASKFLCLPPGITVCDSGRGSLVFGDMEGQIWFLPRSLQLTGFQAYKLRVTHLYQLKQHNILASVGEDEEGINPLVKIWNLEKRDGGNPLCTRIFPAIPGTEPTVVSCLTVHENLNFMAIGFTDGSVTLNKGDITRDRHSKTQILHKGNYPVTGLAFRQAGKTTHLFVVTTENVQSYIVSGKDYPRVELDTHGCGLRCSALSDPSQDLQFIVAGDECVYLYQPDERGPCFAFEGHKLITHWFRGYLVIVSRDRKVSPKSEFTNRDSQSSDKQILNIYDLCNKFIAYSAVFEDVVDVLAEWGSLYVLTRDGRVHALQEKDTQTKLEMLFKKNLFEMAINLAKSQHLDSDGLAQIFMQYGDHLYSKGNHDGAVQQYIRTIGKLEPSYVIRKFLDAQRIHNLTAYLQTLHRQSLANADHTTLLLNCYTKLKDSSKLEEFIKTKSESEVHFDVETAIKVLRQAGYYSHALYLAENHAHHEWYLKIQLEDIKNYQEALQYIGKLPFEQAESNMKRYGKILMHHIPEQTTQLLKGLCTDYRPSPEGRGDREAPGFRANSEEFIPIFANNPRELKAFLEHMSEVQPDSPQGIYDTLLELRLQNWAHEKEPQAKEKLHAEAISLLKSGRFCDVFDKALVLCQMHDFQDGVLYLYEQGKLFQQIMHYHMQHGQYRQVIAVCERHGEQDPSLWEQALSYFARKEEDCKEYVAAVLKHIENKNLMPPLLVVQTLAHNSTATLSIIRDYLVQKLQKQSQQIAQDELRVRRYREETTRIRQEIQELKSSPKIFQKTKCSICNSALELPSVHFLCGHSFHQHCFESYSESDADCPTCLPENRKVMDMIRAQEQKRDLHDQFQHQLKCSNDSFSVIADYFGRGVFNKLTLLTDPPTARLTPSLEAGLQRDLLMHSRRGT
- the Vps11 gene encoding vacuolar protein sorting-associated protein 11 homolog isoform X2; this translates as MLFKKNLFEMAINLAKSQHLDSDGLAQIFMQYGDHLYSKGNHDGAVQQYIRTIGKLEPSYVIRKFLDAQRIHNLTAYLQTLHRQSLANADHTTLLLNCYTKLKDSSKLEEFIKTKSESEVHFDVETAIKVLRQAGYYSHALYLAENHAHHEWYLKIQLEDIKNYQEALQYIGKLPFEQAESNMKRYGKILMHHIPEQTTQLLKGLCTDYRPSPEGRGDREAPGFRANSEEFIPIFANNPRELKAFLEHMSEVQPDSPQGIYDTLLELRLQNWAHEKEPQAKEKLHAEAISLLKSGRFCDVFDKALVLCQMHDFQDGVLYLYEQGKLFQQIMHYHMQHGQYRQVIAVCERHGEQDPSLWEQALSYFARKEEDCKEYVAAVLKHIENKNLMPPLLVVQTLAHNSTATLSIIRDYLVQKLQKQSQQIAQDELRVRRYREETTRIRQEIQELKSSPKIFQKTKCSICNSALELPSVHFLCGHSFHQHCFESYSESDADCPTCLPENRKVMDMIRAQEQKRDLHDQFQHQLKCSNDSFSVIADYFGRGVFNKLTLLTDPPTARLTPSLEAGLQRDLLMHSRRGT